In Sulfuracidifex metallicus DSM 6482 = JCM 9184, a single window of DNA contains:
- a CDS encoding MBL fold metallo-hydrolase, protein MIEMPCKGIHAIPSGPPQFPEIMTTYVVCGDKTAIIDPGPANSVVDLGFVDTASYVVLTHLHIDHVGLVKEVMERYKEAKLVIKSGFKRYMVTEDGVKRLNETAREVLGDLVDIYGEVEPSRDDVIEVNDGDVIDLGGKSIKVVYTPGHAKHHISLFYEGMLFSGDSTGVMLNGVMLPSTPPPLDLQKYKESIKKQISLAPFSVALAHGGIVDGNFLSDYLEALEKADFKVNEEDLDLGGEKGEILKKHYKINMEGLTSSLKENNNA, encoded by the coding sequence ATGATTGAAATGCCTTGCAAGGGAATTCACGCTATACCTTCCGGGCCACCCCAATTCCCGGAAATCATGACCACTTACGTTGTCTGCGGTGACAAAACTGCGATAATTGACCCGGGTCCGGCAAATTCAGTGGTTGATCTGGGTTTCGTTGATACAGCAAGTTATGTTGTACTTACCCACCTTCATATAGATCACGTTGGTTTAGTTAAGGAAGTAATGGAAAGATACAAGGAAGCTAAACTGGTGATCAAGTCTGGATTCAAGAGATACATGGTGACGGAGGACGGTGTAAAGAGACTTAACGAAACTGCAAGGGAAGTTCTTGGAGATTTGGTGGACATATATGGCGAGGTCGAACCATCAAGGGATGATGTAATAGAGGTTAATGATGGAGACGTTATAGATCTAGGAGGAAAGTCAATAAAGGTAGTTTACACCCCTGGTCATGCAAAACATCATATATCCCTCTTTTATGAGGGAATGTTATTTTCAGGCGATTCCACAGGGGTGATGCTTAACGGAGTCATGCTACCTTCTACTCCTCCTCCGTTAGATTTACAAAAGTACAAGGAAAGCATAAAGAAGCAGATATCTCTTGCACCTTTCTCTGTAGCCTTGGCTCATGGAGGAATAGTGGATGGAAATTTCTTATCTGACTACTTGGAGGCGTTGGAAAAGGCAGATTTCAAGGTGAATGAGGAAGATCTGGATCTAGGAGGAGAAAAAGGGGAAATATTGAAGAAACATTACAAGATAAACATGGAAGGACTTACATCCTCTTTAAAGGAAAATAATAATGCATGA
- a CDS encoding MBL fold metallo-hydrolase: MKTLKIGKADVVPGSPNTLLYDGIVVDLGGKNSELPIQGEIQLATHGHADHIAGLFREAKSKFLPPEDRWGISLLGRRMAVYGFSCNESSLFTYDLIKEDLQATFKDPEVQVISTPGHTPGHVSYVIGDVLYAGDAFFGQRVLEGFVFPFYVDFWKAMESLAKIKEISNSVEGIVISHGPLYDKRKMLDLIEFNINYGQKLVNRVKDSLSDWVTSQQVVVKVMEGMGKKVEEISPTSIIMNERTALSIINGLNVDITTTIDGVKFRLHH, encoded by the coding sequence ATGAAAACTTTGAAAATCGGGAAGGCTGATGTTGTTCCGGGTAGTCCTAACACTCTTCTTTACGACGGAATTGTTGTGGACTTAGGAGGAAAGAACTCAGAACTACCAATACAAGGAGAAATTCAACTTGCTACACATGGACACGCAGACCATATAGCTGGATTGTTTAGAGAAGCGAAAAGCAAATTTCTACCGCCTGAGGATAGATGGGGTATATCGTTATTGGGTAGAAGGATGGCAGTGTATGGATTCTCGTGCAATGAATCCTCTCTCTTTACCTATGATCTAATAAAGGAAGACTTACAAGCAACATTCAAGGACCCTGAGGTACAAGTTATTAGTACTCCAGGCCATACTCCAGGACATGTAAGTTATGTTATAGGAGACGTGCTTTATGCGGGAGATGCCTTCTTTGGACAGAGAGTTTTGGAGGGCTTCGTTTTTCCTTTTTACGTGGATTTCTGGAAAGCTATGGAGTCCTTGGCCAAGATAAAGGAGATATCAAACTCGGTGGAAGGGATCGTTATTTCGCACGGCCCATTATACGACAAAAGGAAGATGCTAGATTTAATAGAATTTAATATAAACTACGGACAAAAACTTGTGAATCGCGTTAAGGATAGTCTGAGCGATTGGGTTACCTCTCAGCAAGTGGTGGTAAAAGTTATGGAAGGGATGGGAAAGAAGGTAGAAGAGATTTCTCCTACCTCCATCATAATGAATGAAAGGACTGCTCTCTCAATAATTAACGGGCTTAACGTGGATATTACTACTACAATTGATGGAGTTAAGTTTAGATTACATCATTGA